The genomic stretch ACCAAAAATAATGCATTTATTTGAGTGACGCTCTGTTTGTATAAGATGGTTTGTTatcttccttttcctcccagGTGGGCTGGACCTTCTAGACGCATTTGGAGGAGGTAAAATCCAGCGTGCAAGctggtgttatttttgtttgctctttttttcccttgtaTTACCCACCTGTACAAGACACatgcaaagacaaagacaaacacttaTCAATTAATGTAAAGCCAAAAAATGACATGAGCACAAACAGCATAGTAACATTCTAGAGTAATGCAAAGGTAAAAGCCTATTAGGTTAACCTATTTTGGTTAGCCTGTTGGTTAAGTACATTTAACCAACAGCAATCAAAGATTCAGTTAATGTAAGCTGCATGCAtcagtgcttttttttattaatctgaTTGAGTTTAGAGTTAGCTATATTTTCTTAGTAAGTCAGAAAAAGTAAAGCAAGTGTTACCTGCAGTTTCTGCCATGGTATTGAAGGGTCTAATAATAGGGAAAGTCAGGATATAGCTTTTCTATGTATGATGCTCATGTATTttgatatataatatgaatgtattctttgttctttgtgtcCTTGTCtgcatgaattatttttctCCAGACGACTCAACAACTACGAAGCCAAAGAAACCAAGTTCTGGTGATACTGGTACGGGTTGGTTTAATATTTTCAGCCACATGATGGTTTTGCTTGCGCTGAGGTTTCAAATGTTATTTGGGATGTGAATCAACTGATTTGCCTCATAATCTATCAGGAAGGACACTTGACGAGTACCATTTGGtcagtttttaatgtttgtgtgcttgtgtattaCAGGTGGCTTCGGATTTGATCTGGGTGATGCATTGGGTCCAGGTAAAACTGTCAGATGAAAATGGTTGAAACAAATGTGGAtctctttattatttaaaagtttaaaagttccATGTCAGTTGACTTTTTGCGAAACCCCCTCTACAATTAGCAATTGTCCAGTTACAGGAACTGTAATTATAGTCATGATAGGCATGCCAATCTTTAGTTTGCCCAACATCATATCATAATTTTGGAAAATGCAGAAtcataatattcataataaactTTTTCCATATCTGACTAACAAGTTTATTACCTACAGCAGTAACTTAAGTGTAAATTCCAAGGGCAGGGCATTTTATTCTGTATTAGCTCGTGGTGTTCCAGATAATGTGTAAAAAGCATCATTCTTGCTTATCCAGCTTTTCTTTTGGTTTCTGACCCTTTTCAACCATTGTGATCCTCTGATGATAATATATCTGTCCTCCCAGACAACGACCCCAAACCCGACAAACCTGCGGTCAAACCACCAACGAGTGGAGGAGGTAAGCCTTCAGAACACTTAGACTGTAGAGACATTAACACACTGTTGCTTTGCTTTGAATTCATTGACAACAGATCAAttacaaaataacatttaaatattgtacatttcctGCAGGTGGTGGCTCATTTAGTGACTCCGACTTGTCCGAtattggtggtggtggggagtaCAAGCCCGATGCAGGCAGCtcagatggaggtaattttCACACTAAAAGCAtttctcattttgatttggGCTTCAATTTGTGTTGCCAGTCACTGAGTTGATGCACATAAGGTTGTATGCCGCATTCCATAATACTTCCCAATACATGTCCTGCACTTTTAAACTGTTGCACCTCAACTCACTTCGCATTCACTCACAGTCATACGAGTTCAACTAGACGCTGAAATAAAAGATGGATGTGAATCTTTTTATCTGAATTACAGTGTATTGGTAGTGTGAGCTAGTTTGAACCAGCACCACCATTAAGGATGCAATTGTGTTTCTCAAAAGATTGATGGTTTTATTTGTCTCCTAAATGTAGCTGCAGCtattttttacatgaaaactattgatatatatattttatgcaACTGGGACACAGATTGCTCTCTTTTGGCACAACAATAAATGTGCACTTACACCATGTTTCTGTCCAGTTTACAATAACATATTGCATGGTTTAATTCATACTTTTCAGTGCATTTGTTGGTTCTCTCCAACAATGCGCTCCTTCCGTTGTTTGTTAAGATATCCTTGACTACCTCTGACTCAGCTAAGTTGAGTAATTCAAGGCAATGTTCATggtaacatttatttattgtcatagTAACTGACAAATTGTGAGTTTGGGTGATTATCAAAAAATTTAGGGGGGGTCATGTGGTTACATACAAAATTTGTTATCACATATTCACGTTGCCAAGGGAAGTGGAAATAGTTTGTAGTAAATAATAGACAGATGTGCGTGTCACAGACAGCAGGAGTCATGCCGGGCTGAGGCATGCAgtatgttgtggttttaatggTAGAGTATGTTACTTATAAACTCCCAACTTCCCCCACAGACAGTTTGTGACTGTTCAGAGGAGCAGCCGATCTGTGTCAcatgcagagtcacatgaaggGAACAGccatatttcatttatttaagaaTAATTCAAAAGTCCTGTCACTTGTCAGAAGACACTTTACGACAGTTTACGCTTATTGTGGTAGAAATGTactaattaaaaaggaaaatggaaggaaaagaCGCAAATATAAAGAATTGTAATTCCCTCTTTTAAttatgtctttgtgtctctgtacTGGGGTTTAGTCAGAGCATGGAAGGAACTGGCCTTTCtgccaaagaaagaaaaatgaataaatagccAGAGGCTGATTAGAACCACATGACTGGTTTTCACATCTTAGGCGGCAGCTACAGTAACCTGTTATTAACTGCAGCTTACTGCGCTCACAACTTCTCAGTTGGAATTTGGCTCatcgtgaaaaaaaaaattataaaagggGAGATTGATGAGACAGTAATATTGATCTGATCAGCCATACCCACAGTTTCACTACCTCCTCCCCTCAGGGaaacaaaactgagaaaaaggCTAACTtgacttttctcctctccttttgAACGCAGGCCATGGAGAGCATCCGGAAAATGATCATCACGGTAAGTGATTCTTCCTATATTTACTGGGCCTGCCTTGATTCCCTACGTCATCCGTTTAAAACCCACTGACTATCTTGAGAAGTACGTATCCATGTCCAGTGTTTAGATTCGTTATAATTCCTCGCGTCTAAAACGTCACCCAGTGGCTGGGGTCTCCAGACATCCAGAAAAGTCAATGTGTCTGTCCAGTAAAAGTGTTCTGTTattcatctcttttctcttcacGTCATAGACCTTGTTGATTGATTTGCTTTCTGTATTCTTCACAGGTGGTGCTGATCAACCTCAAGGTAAATCCACCATTGCTGATCTTGTCTGGCGCTCTTCGGGGTGTGCTTCCTGTCCTAGTGCGTGCATGCTCTTTCCTCGTGGGCATCATTATTTCTCCTCTCCCGATTGATCTGctcttgtgctgctgctgggtatttcctgtttcctgtcataCAGGAAGCTGTGTATACTGCTTCTGATTTCATACTTATGTATTGTGGTTTGTGGTGTTTCAAAGCACTGGCCTTTTTAAGTATTTGTCAGACTTGGTTTAGATTTATTGTCTTTTCACCTGACAAACATGGCAACTTTGACAGTAAATTGGCCCTTGGCTTGAGTTTCATAGCGGCATATTCCTCATATTGATACCCCTGGTCTGGTTTCTCTGGCTAAAACGATACAATTGTGTGTCGTTGCAGATCCAGACCTTCCGTGGGGCCAAATCCTGAagatgctaaatgctaacataCCAGAGGAATTCTATATGTGGAtgtcaaactttaaacaaaTCGTAACGCCCCTGTTAGAGAGGGCCATGAATCTTCTGCAAGCTATGCCATGAGCCATTGGTCCATTTATGTTCTGACTGGCTTTCAGGTCTGAGGTTGCTGTTGATTAGTGGTTTACTGGTGGTTTACAAATGTCTGTTGGACTggatgtaaaaatatataaggGTGTTTGAAAAGCCAGGAATCGAAGAGAAATTGTTTTGTTCCTAACATATGGAATTCTGGGGTTGTGGGGTGCTCCCCTTTGTGCTTAAGTTTAAAGTATTTCAACCGGAGCTCTGGTGCTCCTCCACAATTACGTGGagtggacaaaataacagaaacttATTAACATCAGGTTTGTTGTATAATGAGGTTTTTCTATTAATTTGTCCACCccttttaaagtaaaagaggcCGTggcatgttttttatttctattattagaCTGTCTTCCGGagctctttctgtctttccaaCTCGGCTCAGTTGTTGTCAAAGTTTACAGAGACAAGCTAACTGCTGAGCCACCATCAGGTTTAAACTATGCAGCCCTGCAAATATTATATAGCCTTGagtttgggtgtgtgtgctttccttttttttgtttttcatatcgACACCCTGCTCTTGTCAGTGCCATGACTCATTCATGTTTTGCCGTGAGACGCCATTTATCTTAAGGTGGAGTCTGAACTCCTGTTACATAAAACATCACATCTATTTGAATGAGCTACTTTTCACAAAATAagactacttttttttttagtttttatggtGAGAGGCCATTTTTCCTGGTATTTTATTACCACTAAACAAGTCCTTAtgtgaagaaatgaaaacagcacTGTTCCCAGATGACAGTTCTGTTTTGTTAAGTTCTGAGATCTCAAAATTCACTCAAAAGcaaatatcttttattaatttgttgcggctttgtgaatgtttttttctgtcctcctgtccttcTGTCAATTCAAACCCTGAGGATCTTCAACAGTCAGCATACATTCTTAGCATCCCCAGCACTCATGGGATTGTTGTAAACTTGTTTCTTATTGGTGGGTTCTTCGTagttacatttttaagtttacCTTGGGTCTTTATAGGATTTGTAACATTGATGCAATCACTAGAGTGTAAGAAAGTGATGACTGCTGtgataatgaataaatgatgcatTATCAGGAAtcagtttgatttgatgatCGATCAAGGCTGGAGAAGCAAATGAGCAAAGTGGAAAAAACACTGACCATTATTGTGAGTCCATGAGTGAGTGAAACCTGAATGGAATTGTAAGGGGTTCAAAGggttaaatacatttcagtgGGATCACCCTCGATAGCCAAGCTGGGACAGGACAGGTCGAACCCCTCAGGGGTAAAAATTCAGTCCGAGCAGCAACACTGTTCCAggccctgcatgtgtgtgggaaaGAACATGCACCTCATGCTCAGCATTTCTCAGTAGTAAGTCATGCTGTAGGCTGGCATCCggttttcatttgtcttttctctttgtgcgtCTAGGCAACGCCCTATTTTCGCACACTGTTCGTGACACACAAATCTAGCTCATGACTCACTGCGGTTTTAAAGTCATGCCAATCCTCAGAACagctaggtgtgtgtgtgtgtgtgtgtgtgtgtgtgtgtgtgtgtgtgtgtgtgtctttgtgttgtgtgtgtgcctttgtgcTCCACCCTGCCCTGGTGTTTGGGTGTGTTGGTTTTTTAACTCTTaatccaccttttttttttggtagatCTTGTCTCTGCACTGGTGTCTAGTCAGagcaaaaaaaatatgacaaagtgtgacagtttttttttttactttattagcacttttttaagtttttccTTGCAGTGTGTTGGATGAACCTTTTTCCAACTCAAAGTAGACTGATTATTTAAAGTTATTGACTGCCACCTTGTGGAAAAGGGGGGTTATGACAGCTCACAGGTTGGAAAACTTTGTTCTACAATTCATCAAATACTTTCACTTGAAATATGGTTAGTGTAAATCTCCATGAAATCAGTTCAAGTCAACGTAATGTCTATTGAACGCATAaagacatctgtgtgtgtgtgtgtgtgtgtgtgtgtgtctctgctttgTCCTGCAGAAGCTGGATCTGGAACGATTGCAGGAATTGTCAGTACCATAGGAGTCGCTCTGGCCGGGGTAGCAGGCAGTTACTTTGCTTACCAGAAGAAAAAGCTCTGCTTCAAGCTGCAGGGAGGTCAGTATGTTTTTCTTTGGCCAAAACCTGATATTTTTACAATGGCataaattgtatatatatatatatatagacaagTATAATACAGTTATCACAGCAGATGACGGAGAGATCATATTGATAAAACCTTCCCTCAGGTGTGGATCCAGAAAGTGGTAAAGCCGGGCAAGGCACTCACTCTGAACCTCAAGGtaagtttctttgtttttcttggaCACTTACTGAAAATAAGTTTTGCTGTTTACATTGTACTGAAGGGTTACGATTAGGTCGGTCTCTCGCCACCGTACGTTTTAAGGTTGAGACCTGAAAAATTATAGAGCAACTcagcagttcccacaatgagcaagcactttgttGACTGTTGATAGTACAAACTCAACTGGGAGAAACCTCTGCCAGAACTAGATTCAATGGTCCTCGACCAGTTgaggtgagcagagaaaaaaatggggaaataaggagaggtgggtggaaaagagggagaaaatagagaggggggtggggtgaGACCAGGAGCAGTAGTGTAACCTGATGGTATGGAAATGGTATGAGTGAAAATTATAGATAGCAACACCagttaatgtaataataataataaaaaaactaataagaGGAACATTTAAAGTCTAACCTGCTGCCTCCCGAACCCAGAATGAAAGCTGGTTCCACAGGGGAGGAGCCTGGCATACTGTATTTTATACTGTAGAATTTTCTATCATTATTGCATTATTGTTTCAGTAGTATTGTACTGTTATTGCTGTTATATGTCGTGCTTTATTTACAGCTCCATAACAACAATGCATCATTTTAAGCGTTATCTAGATATGTATCGTTCAACAAGTCCACAGAAACAGCTGCCTTAAAACCAGCCTGT from Hippoglossus stenolepis isolate QCI-W04-F060 chromosome 24, HSTE1.2, whole genome shotgun sequence encodes the following:
- the cd99 gene encoding CD99 molecule isoform X4, which translates into the protein MTFCLRVVLLLVLVAGTLGEEGFDLSHALGDSDLTTAKPKEQTKAPEKPKSDGGLDLLDAFGGDDSTTTKPKKPSSGDTGGFGFDLGDALGPDNDPKPDKPAVKPPTSGGGGGSFSDSDLSDIGGGGEYKPDAGSSDGGHGEHPENDHHGGADQPQDPDLPWGQILKMLNANIPEEFYMWMSNFKQIVTPLLERAMNLLQAMP
- the cd99 gene encoding CD99 molecule isoform X2, which encodes MTFCLRVVLLLVLVAGTLGEEDLTTAKPKEQTKAPEKPKSDGGLDLLDAFGGDDSTTTKPKKPSSGDTGGFGFDLGDALGPDNDPKPDKPAVKPPTSGGGGGSFSDSDLSDIGGGGEYKPDAGSSDGGHGEHPENDHHGGADQPQEAGSGTIAGIVSTIGVALAGVAGSYFAYQKKKLCFKLQGGVDPESGKAGQGTHSEPQVLSNLLRTS
- the cd99 gene encoding CD99 molecule isoform X1; the protein is MTFCLRVVLLLVLVAGTLGEEGFDLSHALGDSDLTTAKPKEQTKAPEKPKSDGGLDLLDAFGGDDSTTTKPKKPSSGDTGGFGFDLGDALGPDNDPKPDKPAVKPPTSGGGGGSFSDSDLSDIGGGGEYKPDAGSSDGGHGEHPENDHHGGADQPQEAGSGTIAGIVSTIGVALAGVAGSYFAYQKKKLCFKLQGGVDPESGKAGQGTHSEPQVLSNLLRTS
- the cd99 gene encoding CD99 molecule isoform X3 gives rise to the protein MTFCLRVVLLLVLVAGTLGEEGFDLSHALGDSDLTTAKPKEQTKAPEKPKSDDDSTTTKPKKPSSGDTGGFGFDLGDALGPDNDPKPDKPAVKPPTSGGGGGSFSDSDLSDIGGGGEYKPDAGSSDGGHGEHPENDHHGGADQPQEAGSGTIAGIVSTIGVALAGVAGSYFAYQKKKLCFKLQGGVDPESGKAGQGTHSEPQVLSNLLRTS
- the cd99 gene encoding CD99 molecule isoform X5, whose protein sequence is MTFCLRVVLLLVLVAGTLGEEDLTTAKPKEQTKAPEKPKSDDDSTTTKPKKPSSGDTGGFGFDLGDALGPDNDPKPDKPAVKPPTSGGGGGSFSDSDLSDIGGGGEYKPDAGSSDGGHGEHPENDHHGGADQPQEAGSGTIAGIVSTIGVALAGVAGSYFAYQKKKLCFKLQGGVDPESGKAGQGTHSEPQVLSNLLRTS
- the cd99 gene encoding CD99 molecule isoform X6, producing the protein MTFCLRVVLLLVLVAGTLGEEGFDLSHALGDSDLTTAKPKEQTKAPEKPKSDGGFGFDLGDALGPDNDPKPDKPAVKPPTSGGGGGSFSDSDLSDIGGGGEYKPDAGSSDGGHGEHPENDHHGGADQPQEAGSGTIAGIVSTIGVALAGVAGSYFAYQKKKLCFKLQGGVDPESGKAGQGTHSEPQVLSNLLRTS
- the cd99 gene encoding CD99 molecule isoform X7; its protein translation is MTFCLRVVLLLVLVAGTLGEEDLTTAKPKEQTKAPEKPKSDGGFGFDLGDALGPDNDPKPDKPAVKPPTSGGGGGSFSDSDLSDIGGGGEYKPDAGSSDGGHGEHPENDHHGGADQPQEAGSGTIAGIVSTIGVALAGVAGSYFAYQKKKLCFKLQGGVDPESGKAGQGTHSEPQVLSNLLRTS